A region from the Hydra vulgaris chromosome 08, alternate assembly HydraT2T_AEP genome encodes:
- the LOC136082960 gene encoding uncharacterized protein LOC136082960, whose translation MCVFKVCFSNKSTLEILDNNYRYVRRRPGEEFLPQFLAQKVKHPTKVFVWSVISFKGPGRPYIVNGMMNAKQYKKVMRTCLVPQLEDWFPDENCIYMQDRAPCHTTNILNDYFVDIGMEVLPWPASSPVVDMNLIEGIWHNLKDSVNEVTTINKRDLIERINHVWYHNPDITHLISK comes from the coding sequence atgtgtgtgtttaaagtatgtttttcGAATAAATCAACACTGGAAATATTGGACAACAACTACCGCTATGTAAGAAGAAGACCAGGAGAAGAGTTTCTTCCACAGTTTCTGGCGCAGAAGGTCAAACATCCGACTAAAGTCTTTGTTTGGAGCGTGATATCTTTCAAAGGACCTGGACGTCCATACATTGTAAATGGCATGATGAATGCAAAACAGTACAAGAAAGTGATGAGAACTTGTCTGGTTCCTCAACTAGAGGACTGGTTTCCTGATGAGAACTGCATTTACATGCAAGATAGAGCACCATGTCATACAACAAACATTCTCAATGATTATTTTGTTGACATCGGTATGGAAGTGTTGCCTTGGCCGGCAAGTAGTCCTGTAGTAGATATGAACCTAATTGAAGGAATATGGCACAATCTGAAAGACAGTGTAAACGAGGTCACCACCATTAACAAACGTGACCTAATCGAACGCATTAATCATGTATGGTATCACAATCCGGATATCACACATTTAATTTCCAAATAA